A single genomic interval of Dromaius novaehollandiae isolate bDroNov1 unplaced genomic scaffold, bDroNov1.hap1 HAP1_SCAFFOLD_31, whole genome shotgun sequence harbors:
- the LOC135325529 gene encoding olfactory receptor 14C36-like, with amino-acid sequence MSNSSSLNEFLLLDFADRRELQLLHFLLFLGIYLAALLGNSLIITAVACDHHLHTPMYFFLLNLSLLDLGFISTTVPKSMANSLWDTTAISYTACAAQVFFFVFLISAEYCLLTVMAYDRFIAICKPLHYRTLMGSRACVRMAAAAWASGFLYSVLHTGNTFAIPLCQGNTMDQFFCEIPQLLKLSCSDVYLREVGLIVVSICLASVCFIFIVLSYVHIFTAVLRIPSEQGRHKAFSMCLPHLAVVSLFVSTVMFAYLKPPSLSSPALDLVMSILYSVVPPAVNPLIYSMRNKELKEALKK; translated from the coding sequence atgtccaacagcagctccctcaatgagttccttcTCCTGGACTTTGCGGAcaggcgggagctgcagctcttgcacttcttgctcttcctgggcatctacctggctgccctcctgggcaacagcctcatcatcacagctgtagcctgtgaccaccacctccacacccccatgtacttcttcctcctcaacctctccctcctcgacctcgggttcatctccaccactgtccccaaatccatggccaattccctgtgggacacgaCGGCCATTTCCTACACagcatgtgctgcccaggtctttttctttgtcttcctaatttcagcagagtattgtctcctcactgtcatggcctatgaccgctttattgccatctgcaaaccactgcactacaggaccctcatgggcagcagagcttgtgtcagaatggcagcagctgcctgggccagtggtttcctCTATTccgtgctgcacactgggaacacatttgcaataccactctgccaaggcaacaccatggaccagttcttctgtgaaatcccccagctcctcaagctctcctgctcagacgtctacctcagggaagttgggcttattgtggttagtatctgtttagcttcagtgtgtttcattttcattgtgctgtcctacgtgcatatcttcactgctgtgctgaggatcccctctgagcagggccggcacaaagccttttccatgtgcctcccgcacctggctgtggtctccctgtttgtcagcactgtcatgtttgcctacctgaagcccccctccctctcctccccagctctggatctggtgatGTCcattctgtactcagtggtgcctccagcagtgaaccccctcatctacagcatgaggaacaaggagctcaaggaggcactgaaaaaa